A genomic segment from Microcella flavibacter encodes:
- the pyrF gene encoding orotidine-5'-phosphate decarboxylase produces the protein MTAVDAGRAPVVGTGFGARLTEAMDARGPLCVGIDPHAALLERWGLPDDAQGARELALRVVEAAAGSVGIVKPQVAFFERFGAAGYAVLEEVIAAARTAGLLVIADAKRGDVGSTLAAYAAAWLGEGSPLRADAMTAVAFQGLGSLEEAIAADGGVFVLAATSNPEGRALQASRDEAGRTVSAQLVHEVAQRNAAAPGTGLGDLGVVIGATRPLAETGIDPADLARTPVLAPGFGAQGARLGELEQLFGAAWPAVIPTVSRSVLGDGADGVRAAIAAHRAELGR, from the coding sequence GTGACCGCGGTCGATGCCGGCCGAGCCCCGGTCGTGGGCACAGGCTTCGGCGCGCGCCTGACCGAGGCGATGGATGCCCGCGGCCCCCTCTGCGTCGGCATCGACCCGCACGCCGCCCTCCTCGAGCGCTGGGGTCTTCCCGACGACGCGCAAGGTGCGCGCGAGCTCGCCCTGCGGGTCGTGGAGGCGGCGGCCGGGTCGGTCGGCATCGTCAAGCCGCAGGTCGCGTTCTTCGAGCGCTTCGGCGCGGCCGGCTACGCCGTGCTCGAGGAGGTCATCGCCGCCGCGCGCACCGCCGGCCTCCTCGTCATCGCCGATGCGAAGCGCGGCGACGTCGGCTCGACGCTCGCCGCCTACGCCGCCGCCTGGCTGGGGGAGGGCTCGCCGCTGCGGGCCGACGCCATGACGGCCGTCGCCTTCCAGGGCCTCGGCTCGCTGGAGGAGGCGATCGCCGCCGACGGCGGGGTCTTCGTGCTCGCCGCGACCTCGAATCCCGAGGGCCGCGCGCTGCAGGCCTCCCGCGACGAGGCGGGCCGCACCGTCTCGGCGCAGCTCGTGCACGAGGTCGCCCAGCGCAACGCCGCCGCGCCCGGCACCGGCCTCGGCGACCTCGGCGTCGTCATCGGCGCGACGCGCCCCCTCGCCGAGACCGGCATCGACCCCGCCGACCTCGCGCGCACGCCCGTCCTCGCCCCCGGCTTCGGCGCGCAGGGCGCGCGGCTCGGCGAGCTCGAGCAGCTGTTCGGGGCGGCCTGGCCCGCGGTGATCCCGACCGTGTCGCGCAGCGTGCTCGGCGACGGCGCCGACGGGGTGCGCGCGGCGATCGCGGCCCACCGCGCGGAGCTCGGGCGATGA
- the carB gene encoding carbamoyl-phosphate synthase large subunit yields MPKRDDIRSVLVIGSGPIVIGQAAEFDYSGTQACRVLREEGIRVILVNSNPATIMTDPDFADATYIEPITAEVIEAIIVKERPDAVLPTLGGQTALNAAIALHEQGILKRHGVELIGASFEAIHKAEDRQLFKQLVLDAGADVARSHIAHTVAEAVEFAEDLGYPLVIRPSFTMGGLGSGFAYDREQLERMVADGLHQSPTTEVLLEESILGWKEYELELMRDRADNTVVVCSIENVDPVGVHTGDSITVAPALTLTDREYQNLRDIGIRIIRDVGVDTGGCNVQFAVDPATGRVIVIEMNPRVSRSSALASKATGFPIAKIAAKLAIGYRLDEIPNDITRVTPASFEPTLDYVVVKVPRFAFEKFPGADTGLTTTMKSVGEAMAIGRNYSTALQKALRSLEKRGSSFHWEGEPGDKDALLALAAMPTDGRIVTLQQAMRAGASIQEAFDATGIDPWFLDQMALINKVAAEVAAADALDPSLMRHAKQHGFSDAQLAQLRGLTERDIRAIRTDAGLRPVFKTVDTCAGEFPALTPYHYSSYETETEVAPSDARKVVILGSGPNRIGQGIEFDYSCVHASFALRDAGFETIMINCNPETVSTDYDTSDRLYFEPLTLEDVLEVIHAEQASGELVGVIVQLGGQTALGLAHGLADAGVPILGTSPDAIDLAEERGAFSRILDEAGLVAPRNGTATDVDSAVSVAETIGYPVLVRPSFVLGGRGMEIVYDSPSLVDYFDRVRDQAIIGPGQPLLVDRFLDDAVEIDVDALYDGEELYVGGIMEHIEEAGVHSGDSACTLPPVTLGRDIIDRVRTATEAIANGIGVRGLINVQFAIGAGVLYVLEANPRASRTVPFVSKALGIPLAKAASLVMTGASIRSLVEQGMLPAQDGSIVPIDSPVAVKEAVLPFKRFRTVEGRIVDSVLGPEMRSTGEVMGIDRDFPRAFAKSQDAAYGGLPASGVVFVSVADRDKRAITLPVLRLQQLGFEIWATDGTAEVLARNGIPARIVRKHGEAFLKPGDDPDEPSIVDRINAGEVEIVVNTPSGRSARADGFEIRTATVAADKPLFTTIAQLGAAVASLESRGEPVSVTSLQDYAIARAERV; encoded by the coding sequence ATGCCCAAGCGCGACGACATCCGCTCCGTCCTCGTCATCGGCTCCGGCCCGATCGTCATCGGCCAGGCGGCCGAATTCGACTACTCGGGCACCCAGGCCTGCCGCGTGCTGCGCGAGGAGGGCATCCGCGTCATCCTCGTCAACTCCAACCCGGCGACGATCATGACCGACCCCGACTTCGCCGACGCGACCTACATCGAGCCGATCACGGCCGAGGTCATCGAGGCGATCATCGTCAAGGAGCGCCCCGACGCGGTGCTGCCGACGCTCGGCGGCCAGACGGCGCTCAACGCGGCGATCGCGCTGCACGAGCAGGGCATCCTGAAGCGCCACGGGGTGGAGCTCATCGGCGCCTCCTTCGAGGCGATCCACAAGGCCGAGGACCGCCAACTGTTCAAGCAGCTGGTGCTGGATGCCGGTGCCGACGTCGCCCGCAGCCACATCGCGCACACCGTGGCCGAGGCCGTCGAGTTCGCGGAGGACCTCGGCTACCCGCTCGTCATCCGTCCCTCCTTCACGATGGGCGGGCTCGGCTCGGGCTTCGCCTACGACCGCGAGCAGCTGGAGCGCATGGTCGCCGACGGACTGCACCAGTCGCCGACGACCGAGGTGCTGCTCGAGGAGTCGATCCTCGGCTGGAAGGAGTACGAGCTCGAGCTCATGCGCGACCGCGCCGACAACACCGTCGTGGTCTGCTCGATCGAGAACGTCGACCCCGTCGGCGTGCACACGGGCGACTCGATCACCGTCGCCCCCGCGCTCACGCTCACCGACCGCGAGTACCAGAACCTGCGCGACATCGGCATCCGCATCATCCGCGATGTCGGCGTCGACACGGGCGGCTGCAACGTGCAGTTCGCCGTCGACCCCGCCACGGGCCGCGTCATCGTCATCGAGATGAACCCGCGGGTCTCCCGCTCGAGCGCGCTCGCCTCGAAGGCCACGGGATTCCCGATCGCGAAGATCGCCGCGAAGCTCGCCATCGGCTACCGCCTCGACGAGATCCCCAACGACATCACCCGCGTCACCCCGGCGAGCTTCGAGCCCACGCTCGACTACGTCGTGGTGAAGGTGCCGCGCTTCGCCTTCGAGAAGTTCCCCGGCGCCGACACGGGCCTCACGACCACGATGAAGTCGGTCGGCGAGGCGATGGCCATCGGCCGCAACTACTCCACCGCCCTGCAGAAGGCGCTGCGCTCGCTCGAGAAGCGCGGCTCCAGCTTCCACTGGGAGGGCGAGCCCGGCGACAAGGACGCCCTGCTCGCGCTCGCGGCAATGCCCACCGACGGCCGCATCGTCACGCTGCAGCAGGCCATGCGGGCCGGGGCGAGCATCCAGGAGGCCTTCGACGCCACCGGGATCGACCCCTGGTTCCTCGATCAGATGGCGCTCATCAACAAGGTCGCCGCCGAGGTCGCCGCGGCCGACGCCCTCGACCCGTCCCTCATGCGGCACGCCAAGCAGCACGGCTTCAGCGACGCGCAGCTCGCCCAGCTGCGCGGGCTGACCGAGCGCGACATCCGCGCCATCCGCACGGACGCGGGCCTGCGGCCGGTCTTCAAGACGGTCGACACCTGCGCGGGGGAGTTCCCGGCGCTCACGCCGTACCACTACTCGAGCTACGAGACCGAGACGGAGGTCGCCCCGAGCGACGCCCGCAAGGTCGTCATCCTCGGTTCGGGTCCGAACCGCATCGGGCAGGGCATCGAGTTCGACTACAGCTGCGTGCACGCGAGCTTCGCGCTGCGCGACGCCGGGTTCGAGACCATCATGATCAACTGCAACCCCGAGACGGTCTCGACCGACTACGACACCTCCGACCGGCTCTACTTCGAGCCGCTCACCCTCGAGGACGTGCTCGAGGTCATCCACGCCGAGCAGGCCTCGGGCGAGCTCGTCGGCGTCATCGTGCAGCTCGGCGGGCAGACCGCGCTCGGCCTCGCGCACGGCCTCGCCGACGCGGGCGTGCCCATCCTCGGCACGAGCCCCGACGCGATCGACCTGGCCGAGGAGCGCGGCGCCTTCTCGCGCATCCTCGACGAGGCCGGCCTCGTGGCCCCCCGCAACGGCACGGCGACCGACGTCGACAGCGCCGTCTCCGTGGCCGAGACGATCGGCTACCCCGTGCTGGTGCGCCCGAGCTTCGTGCTCGGCGGCCGCGGCATGGAGATCGTCTACGACAGCCCCTCGCTCGTCGACTACTTCGACCGCGTGCGCGACCAGGCCATCATCGGACCCGGCCAGCCGCTGCTCGTCGACCGGTTCCTCGACGACGCCGTCGAGATCGACGTCGACGCCCTCTACGACGGCGAGGAGCTCTACGTCGGCGGCATCATGGAGCACATCGAGGAGGCCGGCGTGCACTCGGGCGACTCGGCCTGCACCCTGCCGCCCGTGACCCTCGGCCGCGACATCATCGACCGAGTGCGCACGGCCACCGAGGCGATCGCGAACGGCATCGGCGTGCGCGGCCTCATCAACGTGCAGTTCGCGATCGGCGCGGGCGTGCTCTACGTGCTCGAGGCGAACCCGCGGGCGTCCCGCACCGTGCCCTTCGTCTCGAAGGCCCTCGGCATCCCGCTCGCGAAGGCGGCCTCGCTCGTCATGACCGGCGCGAGCATCCGCTCGCTCGTCGAGCAGGGCATGCTGCCCGCGCAGGACGGCTCGATCGTGCCGATCGACTCGCCCGTCGCCGTCAAGGAGGCCGTGCTGCCGTTCAAGCGGTTCCGCACCGTCGAGGGCCGCATCGTCGACAGCGTGCTCGGGCCGGAGATGCGTTCCACCGGCGAGGTCATGGGCATCGACCGCGACTTCCCGCGCGCCTTCGCCAAGAGCCAGGACGCCGCGTACGGCGGCCTGCCCGCCTCGGGCGTCGTCTTCGTCTCGGTCGCCGACCGCGACAAGCGCGCCATCACGCTGCCGGTGCTGCGCCTGCAGCAGCTCGGCTTCGAGATCTGGGCGACCGACGGCACCGCCGAGGTGCTCGCGCGCAACGGCATCCCCGCCCGCATCGTGCGCAAGCACGGCGAGGCCTTCCTCAAGCCCGGCGACGACCCCGACGAGCCCTCGATCGTCGACCGCATCAACGCGGGCGAGGTCGAGATCGTCGTCAACACGCCCAGCGGTCGCAGCGCCCGCGCCGACGGCTTCGAGATCCGCACCGCGACGGTCGCGGCCGACAAGCCGCTGTTCACGACCATCGCGCAGCTCGGCGCGGCCGTCGCCTCGCTCGAGAGCCGCGGCGAGCCGGTCAGCGTCACGAGCCTGCAGGACTACGCGATCGCGCGGGCGGAGCGGGTGTGA
- the rpoZ gene encoding DNA-directed RNA polymerase subunit omega has product MAASKTQGIIDPPIDQLLTKVDSKYQLVIFASKRARQINDYYADLHEGSLFDNVGPLVDSTVDDKPLSVAMHEISEGKLILTKLPE; this is encoded by the coding sequence ATGGCCGCCAGCAAGACCCAGGGCATCATCGATCCCCCCATCGACCAGCTGCTGACGAAGGTCGACTCCAAGTACCAGCTCGTCATCTTCGCCTCGAAGCGCGCGCGCCAGATCAACGATTACTACGCCGACCTGCACGAGGGCTCGCTCTTCGACAACGTCGGCCCGCTCGTCGACTCGACCGTCGACGACAAGCCGCTCTCGGTCGCAATGCACGAGATCAGCGAGGGCAAGCTGATCCTCACCAAGCTCCCCGAGTAG
- the gmk gene encoding guanylate kinase: protein MPDVDRAAASRAAVEARRARAAVKQAVRAGERSALSVAEAAWRDAEGVEAGMRVRDLIGTLKGLGPTRTLAALESLGIAEVKRLGGLGHRQRQSLRAWLRAREAVAGHGRLVVLAGPTAVGKGTVSSYIRENFPEVLLSVSATTRTPRPGEIDGVHYFFLDDERFDAMVADDEFLEWAVVHNRSRYGTPRPPVAAALAEGRSVLLEIDLDGARQVRRASPEAVLVFLLPPTWDELVRRLVGRGTESAEEQARRLETAQVELAAQDEFDVLVVNDDVERAAREVVDLLAVPRADPRG, encoded by the coding sequence ATGCCCGACGTCGACCGCGCGGCCGCCTCGCGCGCCGCCGTCGAGGCCCGCCGCGCCCGGGCGGCCGTCAAGCAGGCCGTGCGGGCGGGGGAGCGCAGCGCCCTCTCGGTCGCCGAGGCCGCCTGGCGCGACGCCGAGGGCGTCGAGGCCGGGATGCGCGTGCGCGACCTCATCGGAACGCTCAAGGGCCTCGGCCCCACCCGCACGCTCGCGGCGCTCGAGTCGCTCGGCATCGCCGAGGTCAAGCGCCTCGGCGGGCTCGGGCACCGGCAGCGGCAGTCCCTGCGCGCCTGGCTGCGCGCCCGGGAGGCCGTCGCGGGGCACGGGCGGCTGGTCGTGCTCGCCGGCCCGACCGCGGTCGGCAAGGGCACGGTCTCGTCGTACATCCGCGAGAACTTCCCCGAGGTGCTGCTGAGCGTCTCGGCCACGACGCGCACGCCGCGCCCGGGCGAGATCGACGGCGTGCACTACTTCTTCCTCGACGACGAGCGCTTCGACGCGATGGTCGCCGACGACGAGTTCCTCGAGTGGGCCGTGGTGCACAACCGCAGCCGCTACGGCACGCCGCGGCCGCCCGTCGCCGCCGCCCTCGCGGAGGGCCGCAGCGTGCTGCTCGAGATCGACCTCGACGGGGCGCGCCAGGTGCGGCGCGCGAGCCCTGAGGCCGTGCTGGTGTTCCTCCTGCCGCCGACGTGGGACGAGCTCGTGCGCCGACTGGTCGGACGCGGCACCGAATCCGCGGAGGAGCAGGCTCGCCGGCTCGAGACCGCGCAGGTCGAACTGGCCGCCCAGGACGAGTTCGACGTGCTCGTCGTCAACGACGATGTCGAGCGCGCGGCCCGCGAGGTCGTAGACTTGCTGGCAGTGCCCCGCGCCGATCCGCGCGGCTGA